A region from the Methanofollis liminatans DSM 4140 genome encodes:
- a CDS encoding DUF4435 domain-containing protein: MREHITPKRICNKVRMFDAAKKSRWSYLLLEGDSDTILFNKIVEENSCEIIVAHGKSKIIESINELNGDQHYRSRVVGIVDKDFDPLVDNPKYDKNIILLDTHDIETLVITSPSFYSFVEKYVDREKLAQFERKTGMGLLETLLRSAYLIGTVRCYNERKRWALNFKDLVFSPFTDKKSLVLDFSGLLEIIEAVTDQDEDVLEYKLETIRERKDRFIEICDKFTCPSIMCNGHDIVKILKIGLDEIFGSEESKKLRKGNSIERAIIEMYDPKLFCDTNVYRSVREWEKNTEQQIFKDPISST, from the coding sequence ATGAGAGAGCATATCACACCCAAAAGAATTTGTAACAAGGTCAGAATGTTCGACGCCGCAAAAAAGTCCAGATGGTCGTACTTGCTGCTGGAAGGGGATAGCGACACCATTCTCTTCAATAAGATCGTTGAAGAGAACTCCTGTGAAATCATCGTCGCGCATGGAAAATCGAAAATCATTGAGTCAATAAATGAACTGAATGGCGATCAGCATTATAGATCCCGGGTCGTGGGAATTGTCGACAAGGATTTCGACCCGCTTGTGGATAACCCAAAGTATGATAAAAACATTATATTGCTCGATACACACGACATTGAAACACTGGTAATAACTTCCCCGTCTTTTTATTCATTTGTCGAAAAATATGTTGACAGAGAAAAATTAGCCCAGTTTGAGAGAAAAACAGGCATGGGTTTGTTAGAGACTCTGCTCAGGTCTGCATACCTTATCGGGACAGTGCGTTGTTATAATGAACGAAAGAGATGGGCATTGAATTTTAAAGACTTGGTGTTTTCTCCATTTACCGACAAAAAATCATTAGTCCTTGATTTTTCAGGACTGCTTGAGATTATCGAAGCTGTTACAGACCAGGACGAAGACGTTCTGGAATATAAACTGGAGACGATCAGAGAAAGGAAAGATCGGTTTATCGAGATCTGCGATAAATTCACATGCCCCAGTATAATGTGTAACGGACATGATATAGTAAAGATATTAAAGATCGGTCTCGACGAAATTTTTGGATCTGAGGAATCCAAAAAGCTCCGTAAGGGAAATAGCATCGAAAGGGCAATTATCGAGATGTACGACCCCAAATTGTTCTGCGATACAAATGTCTATAGATCTGTGAGAGAATGGGAGAAAAATACAGAACAACAGATATTCAAAGATCCTATCTCTTCAACATAA